One window from the genome of Vicugna pacos chromosome 23, VicPac4, whole genome shotgun sequence encodes:
- the LOC140688570 gene encoding LOW QUALITY PROTEIN: netrin-1-like (The sequence of the model RefSeq protein was modified relative to this genomic sequence to represent the inferred CDS: inserted 1 base in 1 codon), with translation MMRAVWEALAALAAVACLVGAVRGGPGLSMFAGQAAQPDPCSDENGHPRRCIPDFVNAAFGKDVRVSSTCGRPPARYCVVSERGEERLRSCHLCNASDPKKAHPPAFLTDLNNPHNLTCWQSENYLQFPHYVTLTLSLGKKFEVTYVSLQFCSPXPESMTIYKSMDYGRTWVPFQFYSTQCRKMYNRPHRAPITKQNEQEAVCTDSHTDMRPLSGGLIAFSTLDGRPSAHDFDNSPVLQDWVTATDIRVAFSRLHTFGDENEDDSEVARDSYFYAVSDLQVGGRCKCNGHAARCVRDRDDSLVCDCRHNTAGPECDRCKPFHYDRPWQRATAREANECVGEWGAAGTQAAGGDRGGGS, from the exons ATGATGCGCGCAGTGTGGGAGGCGCTGGCGGCGCTGGCGGCAGTGGCGTGCCTGGTGGGCGCGGTGCGCGGCGGGCCCGGGCTCAGCATGTTCGCCGGCCAGGCGGCGCAGCCCGACCCCTGCTCGGACGAGAACGGCCACCCGCGCCGCTGCATCCCCGACTTTGTCAACGCAGCCTTCGGCAAGGACGTGCGCGTGTCCAGCACCTGCGGCCGGCCCCCGGCGCGCTACTGCGTGGTGAGCGAGCGCGGCGAGGAGCGGCTGCGCTCCTGCCACCTCTGCAACGCGTCGGACCCCAAGAAGGCGCACCCGCCCGCCTTCCTCACCGATCTCAACAACCCACACAACCTGACGTGCTGGCAGTCGGAGAACTACCTGCAGTTCCCGCACTACGTCACGCTTACGCTGTCTCTAGGCAAGAAGTTCGAAGTGACCTACGTGAGCCTGCAGTTCTGCTCGC GGCCGGAGTCTATGACCATCTATAAGTCCATGGACTACGGGCGCACGTGGGTGCCCTTTCAGTTCTATTCCACGCAGTGCCGCAAGATGTACAACCGGCCGCACCGCGCGCCCATCACCAAGCAGAACGAGCAGGAGGCCGTGTGCACTGACTCTCACACCGACATGCGCCCGCTCTCGGGAGGCCTCATCGCCTTCAGCACTCTGGACGGGCGGCCCTCGGCGCACGACTTCGACAACTCGCCCGTGCTGCAAGACTGGGTCACGGCCACCGACATCCGCGTGGCCTTCAGCCGCCTGCACACGTTCGGAGACGAGAACGAGGACGACTCGGAGGTGGCGCGCGACTCGTACTTCTACGCCGTGTCGGACCTGCAGGTAGGCGGTCGCTGCAAGTGCAACGGCCACGCGGCCCGCTGCGTGCGCGACCGCGACGACAGCCTGGTGTGCGACTGCAGGCACAACACGGCCGGTCCGGAGTGCGACCGCTGCAAGCCTTTCCACTATGACCGGCCCTGGCAGCGCGCCACCGCCCGCGAGGCCAACGAGTGCGTGGGGGAGTGGGGCGCCGCGGGGACGCAGGCGGCGGGCGGGGACCGGGGCGGCGGCTCCTGA